One Nocardioides aromaticivorans genomic window carries:
- the ptsP gene encoding phosphoenolpyruvate--protein phosphotransferase, translating into MVTTIHGTPVVPGLAHGPAQVTVSDISPDALARYGDGGHPDADAALAAYDAAVESVAEGFRRKAASADGAAAGVLTASAGLATDRGLRSAVGKNLRAGEPLLTAVDHAVEKFVTVFTGMGGLMAERVTDLRDIRTRVVARLVGEPEPGVTLPDEPVVLVATDLAPADTAGLDPRLVLGLVTERGGPTSHTAIIARQLGIPCVVGATGVVAAAAGHTLLLDGAAGTIELDPDPAEAADRVARDVEERAALAHWEGPGRTADGHAVKLLANVADASSAVAAAEGPVGGVGLFRTELSFLDRETEPTVEEQTAVYADVLAPFVGDDRYVVVRTLDAGSDKPIAFATHPDEENPALGVRGLRLSFTDHGLLDRQLDAVAAAARQSGATTWVMAPMVATVDEARDFAQSARARGLVPGVMVEVPSAALLADRILAEVDFLSIGTNDLTQYTMAADRLCTDLAHLTDPWQPAVLQLIAMTAAAGERADKPVGVCGEAAADPLLACVLVGLGVTSLSMAAAAVRPVGARLATATLEQCREMANAALAAADPSAARDAARAVLA; encoded by the coding sequence ATGGTCACCACGATCCACGGCACACCGGTCGTCCCCGGCCTGGCCCACGGGCCGGCACAGGTCACCGTCTCGGACATCTCCCCCGACGCCCTCGCGCGGTACGGCGACGGCGGGCACCCCGACGCCGACGCCGCCCTGGCCGCCTATGACGCGGCGGTGGAGTCGGTCGCCGAGGGCTTCCGCCGCAAGGCGGCCTCGGCAGACGGCGCGGCAGCCGGCGTCCTCACCGCGAGCGCCGGGCTCGCGACCGACCGCGGACTGCGCTCCGCCGTCGGCAAGAACCTGCGCGCCGGCGAGCCCCTGCTGACGGCCGTCGACCACGCGGTCGAGAAGTTCGTGACGGTGTTCACCGGCATGGGGGGCCTGATGGCGGAGCGGGTCACCGACCTGCGCGACATCCGCACCCGCGTCGTCGCACGTCTCGTCGGCGAGCCCGAGCCGGGAGTCACCCTGCCCGACGAGCCGGTCGTCCTCGTGGCGACCGACCTCGCCCCGGCCGACACCGCCGGCCTGGACCCGAGGCTGGTGCTCGGCCTGGTCACCGAGCGCGGCGGACCGACCAGCCACACCGCGATCATCGCCCGGCAGCTGGGCATCCCCTGCGTCGTCGGCGCGACCGGCGTCGTGGCCGCTGCCGCCGGTCACACGCTGCTCCTCGACGGTGCCGCCGGCACGATCGAGCTCGACCCCGACCCTGCCGAGGCCGCCGACCGGGTCGCGCGTGACGTCGAGGAGCGCGCCGCACTGGCGCACTGGGAGGGCCCGGGCCGCACGGCCGACGGCCACGCGGTGAAGCTGCTGGCCAATGTCGCCGACGCGTCGTCCGCCGTCGCCGCGGCCGAGGGCCCGGTCGGCGGGGTCGGCCTGTTCCGCACCGAGCTCAGCTTCCTCGACCGCGAGACCGAGCCCACCGTCGAGGAGCAGACCGCCGTGTACGCCGACGTGCTGGCCCCCTTCGTCGGGGACGACCGCTACGTGGTGGTCCGCACCCTCGACGCCGGCTCGGACAAGCCGATCGCCTTCGCAACCCACCCCGACGAGGAGAACCCCGCCCTCGGCGTCCGCGGGCTCCGGCTCTCGTTCACCGACCACGGCCTGCTGGACCGCCAGCTCGACGCGGTCGCGGCGGCGGCCCGGCAGAGCGGGGCGACGACGTGGGTGATGGCGCCGATGGTGGCGACCGTCGACGAGGCACGGGACTTCGCGCAGTCCGCGCGGGCGCGCGGGCTGGTGCCCGGGGTGATGGTCGAGGTGCCGAGCGCGGCCCTGCTGGCCGACCGGATCCTCGCCGAGGTCGACTTCCTCTCGATCGGCACCAACGACCTGACGCAGTACACGATGGCGGCCGACCGGCTGTGCACCGACCTGGCGCACCTCACCGACCCGTGGCAGCCCGCCGTGCTGCAGCTGATCGCGATGACGGCAGCCGCCGGCGAACGGGCCGACAAGCCCGTCGGCGTGTGCGGCGAGGCCGCCGCCGACCCCCTGCTCGCCTGCGTCCTGGTCGGGCTCGGCGTCACGTCGCTGTCGATGGCGGCGGCCGCCGTACGTCCGGTCGGGGCGCGCCTCGCGACGGCCACGCTCGAGCAGTGCCGGGAAATGGCGAACGCGGCGCTCGCGGCCGCGGATCCCTCCGCGGCACGCGACGCCGCGCGCGCCGTGCTGGCCTGA
- a CDS encoding 1-phosphofructokinase family hexose kinase, producing the protein MIITVTPNPSIDRTLALPGELVRGGVLRVAASLDQPGGKGVNISRACVAAGVPTCAVLPVAADDPFVRELDRLGVPSAPVPPAGPMRVNLTLTEPDGTTTKLNAAGAEVSIADLDVLADRVLALPGDGWVVLAGSLPPGAPDGWYADLAARLRATGRRVAVDTSDAALDAVVAQLAPGSAPSLLKPNAEELASVVGADAAELEDDPQRVALAARTLVDRGVTTVLATLGGAGAVLVDATGAWHAVPPPTRVVSTVGAGDSSLFGYLAADLRGAAAPDRLAAAVAYGSAAAALPGTTVPTPDDVRTHTVRVRALDLSATAHEGEPSWQS; encoded by the coding sequence GTGATCATCACCGTCACCCCCAACCCCAGCATCGACCGCACCCTCGCGCTCCCCGGCGAGCTCGTCCGCGGCGGCGTGCTCCGCGTCGCCGCGTCGCTCGACCAGCCCGGTGGCAAGGGCGTGAACATCTCCCGCGCCTGCGTCGCGGCCGGTGTCCCGACCTGCGCCGTGCTGCCGGTCGCGGCGGACGACCCCTTCGTGCGCGAGCTCGACCGCCTCGGCGTGCCCAGCGCGCCGGTGCCGCCGGCCGGGCCGATGCGGGTCAACCTCACCCTGACCGAGCCCGACGGGACCACCACCAAGCTCAACGCCGCTGGGGCCGAGGTGTCCATCGCGGACCTCGACGTCCTGGCGGACCGGGTTCTCGCCCTCCCCGGCGACGGATGGGTCGTGCTCGCCGGCTCGTTGCCGCCCGGCGCCCCCGACGGCTGGTACGCCGACCTCGCGGCCCGGCTGCGCGCGACCGGCCGCCGGGTGGCGGTCGACACGAGCGATGCCGCCCTCGATGCCGTCGTCGCCCAGCTCGCGCCCGGGTCCGCGCCCAGCCTGCTCAAGCCCAACGCCGAGGAGCTCGCCTCCGTGGTCGGTGCCGACGCGGCCGAGCTCGAGGACGACCCGCAGCGGGTCGCCCTCGCCGCCCGGACCCTCGTCGACCGGGGCGTCACCACCGTCCTGGCCACGCTCGGCGGCGCCGGTGCGGTGCTCGTCGACGCGACCGGCGCCTGGCACGCCGTACCCCCGCCGACCCGGGTCGTCAGCACCGTCGGCGCCGGCGACAGCAGCCTCTTCGGCTACCTCGCCGCCGACCTGCGCGGCGCCGCGGCGCCCGACCGGCTGGCCGCCGCCGTCGCCTACGGCAGCGCCGCCGCCGCCCTCCCCGGCACGACCGTGCCGACCCCCGATGACGTCCGGACCCACACGGTCCGGGTCCGTGCGCTCGACCTGAGCGCCACCGCCCACGAAGGAGAACCCTCATGGCAGAGCTGA
- a CDS encoding DeoR/GlpR family DNA-binding transcription regulator, with product MYAEERQQAIARQVGDRGRMSVAEIAELFDVTTETVRRDLTALEALGVLRRVHGGAVPTSALSTLEPGLVERDAANTEAKAQIARAALDQLPPPGASVLIDAGSTTARFADALPASHRLVVFTHSVSIAARLAGNAGIELHLLPGRVRTNTHAAVGATTVAAVGALRVDVAFLGANGVTAGHGLSTPDSEEAATKRSFVLAAERVVGLVDSSKVGVETAVRFAALDEVDALVTDREIRAVDRKAIAATGVEVVTA from the coding sequence ATGTACGCCGAGGAGCGCCAGCAGGCCATCGCCCGTCAGGTCGGGGACCGGGGCCGGATGTCCGTCGCCGAGATCGCCGAGCTCTTCGACGTCACCACGGAGACCGTACGGCGCGACCTGACCGCGCTCGAGGCACTGGGTGTCCTCCGGCGGGTCCACGGGGGAGCCGTCCCGACGTCCGCGCTCTCCACCCTGGAGCCCGGACTCGTGGAGCGCGACGCGGCCAACACCGAGGCCAAGGCGCAGATCGCCCGGGCGGCGCTCGACCAGCTGCCGCCGCCGGGCGCATCCGTCCTGATCGACGCGGGCAGCACCACCGCCCGCTTCGCCGACGCGCTGCCGGCGAGCCACCGGCTCGTGGTCTTCACGCACAGCGTGTCGATCGCGGCCCGGCTCGCCGGCAACGCGGGCATCGAGCTCCACCTGCTGCCCGGCCGGGTCCGCACCAACACGCACGCCGCTGTCGGCGCCACGACCGTCGCCGCGGTCGGTGCCCTGCGGGTCGACGTCGCCTTCCTCGGTGCCAACGGCGTCACGGCCGGCCACGGCCTCTCGACGCCGGACAGCGAGGAGGCCGCGACGAAGCGGTCCTTCGTGCTGGCCGCCGAGCGGGTCGTCGGACTCGTCGACTCCTCCAAGGTGGGCGTCGAGACCGCCGTCCGGTTCGCCGCGCTCGACGAGGTCGACGCCCTCGTGACCGACCGCGAGATCCGGGCGGTGGACCGCAAGGCCATCGCCGCGACCGGCGTCGAGGTGGTGACCGCGTGA